The genomic DNA TGCGGGTTGCAGTTGAGGCGGGTATTGGCTATGACCGTGTCAAACCCGGTTTGGTGGACGCCGATGCTGGTGTCACCCGAGAGCAGGCCGGTCAGTGCATAGGCGCCGTTGGCATCCGTGGTGGTGGCGCCTGTATTGGTTCCGTTGAGTGCCACGGTAGCGCCTGCGATGGGGGTGCCATCAGCCGCTTTGGTGATGGTGCCCGCGATACGGCACTCGTTGGTTCCACCGCTTCCCCCTGTACCGCCCGCGGGGTTGCGCACCAGGTTGGGCGAGAAGTTCAGGGTCTGGCCGGCGAGGGCGCTGGCTTGGCCGGACGCGTCAAAGTACCCCGTCTTGGCGGCGATGATGCTGATGGCTCCTGGCGCCACGCCGGTGATGAGGTAGCGGCCTTGAGCGTCGGTTGTGGCCGTCAGGGACTGGGCGGCCACGGTGATGGTCGCCGCGCCGAGAGGATCACCGGTGGCGCTGTCCCGTACCGTGCCGCTGACCACGGCCGTGGTGGCGCTGGTGGAGCCCAGCATCTGCACCACTCCCAGGTTGGTGCTCTCGCCCGGCTGCAAGGTGACCGAGAACTGTACGGTGCTGTAGCCCTGGGCTGTGGCGGTCAGGTTGTATGAGCCGGGGGCCAGGCCTTGAAGAAGAATCTGGCCCGATGCGTTGCTGCTGGCGCTCAGGTTGCCGGCTCCCGTGCCAGTGACCTGTGCGCCGGGGATGGGAGTGCCGGTGCTGGCTTCGACCAGTTGCATTTGCAGTGCGGATTGTCCGGGGCTGACGGGTGGGCGTCCGGTCAACGCGAGAGCTCGCAACGCGACGGCAGTGGTCCAGGGGTCGTCGCTGTTCCACGCGCCGTTGACGGCCTGGCTCGCAAGCAGCCAGGTTTTAACGGTCGATGCGAGGGCTGGCTGCGCGCCACTGTGGGGGTGGACGGCTTCGTAGACGATGGAGGTGATTCCGGTATCGGATTGCCAGTGCCCTGCCGCATTGGCCTGGGCCAGCAGGTAGCTGGCGGCTTTGTCTGCGATGGCGGCGGCGGTCACGGACCGCTGGCGGTGCTCTTTGAGGCTGCGCAGAACACTGGCGGTGATCAGCAGGTCACTGCCGATGCCTTGGGTGAAACTGCCGTCTTGTTTTTGCTGTTGCTGCAACCAAGCCAGCGTGGGTTCGGCCTGCGCACTGCTCCACTGGCCGGCCAGGGCCTGCAGGGCCCAGGCTGTGTCCAGAACGCTGGGGCCGGTTTGGCCGTCAAACGCCGCAAAACCGTTGCTGGTTGTGCGGCGGCTTTGCAGTTCGGAGGTGCGTGGGATCTGGCTTTGCTGTTGCTGAAGCCACTGGGTGCAGGCCAGGACCTCGGTAACGGTCTCTGCCAGAGGTGCCGCATCCAGCGCAGCGGTTACGGCGGCTGCGGCAGCGCCGGCGGTGGAGAGTTCCAGCAGGGTGCGCGCGACTTCGCAGCGGGTTTGGTGGTCCGATGCGGCGCCCGACGGGGTTGCAAACTGCCCTGTTCCTTGGACCTGGGACTGGAGCCACGCCAGCCCCGTCGCCGCATCGGCCCAACCGCTGCAAGGAATGGCCACCAGGGCAATGCACAGCCACTGCCGCACGGCAGCCGCTGCGCGGTGTACGACCGTCGCGCGCATGAATGAGATCCCCCTCTTCTCTCATCACACGCAAAAAGGCGGCAGGCAGATCCAGCCCATTTGTAGGCTTCGCATCCCCTCCCACTGGTGCGTTGACGCAGAGCTTTGTTGCAAACTGTTTTTATGGGCGGATGGTACGAGCAACGACGCAGGGGATATGTGACGAATTGTTAGCCTTTGGTACGCCACAGTGTGCGCCCCAACTGCTGTTTCTGCGCACGGGTCAGTTCTTGCTGACGAATTCAGGACCCTAACAGGAGGTTGAAATTCAGCGCTTGCGACCAAGATCATCTATTTTTCGATCGCAGGCGCTCAGCGAGCAGCCTGTTTCGTTAGCACTTGATGCTGTCGCGCAGCGGGGATCAACTGCTCTTTACGCCCCAACGGCTCGCCACCGGTCCGGTCGTACTGAATATCCGCGCCATCCGCACGATGTTGCTGGCTGTCATGGTCAGCTTGAAGTGCTGATCTACCCGCTCAAATGCCGCGGTAAACCCTCTGGCGGATGCGCCCTACGGTCTTGCCTCAACCGAAGTGCTCCTTGATGCGCTTGCGGATGGTTTGGCTGATTGCATAGCCCGCATGGCGTGTCATTCTCCCGTCGATGGCACTGCCAACTCAGAGGACAAGCGCGAACGCTACGTCACGCATCAAGAGTACCAGGAGGTCTACGAATGCGCGGGCAACCAGGTGCGGCTTTTGATGGGGCTCACCTACCGGACGTTGCAGCGCCCCGAAAGCGACATCATCCGCTGGACGCCTGTGGTGCTCGCCACGGATCCGCATTCCAAGCAGCGCGTGCTGTTCTTCGAACAAGAAAAGACCGGTCGCAAAGTGAAGATCGCGGTGACCGACAAGATCGAGGTGTTGATCCAAAAGGCACTGGGCCCGGTCCCTCGCATTGACCAGCCCCTGGTGCACAACCTCAAGGGCGAAGGCTACACCTACTCCGGCATCACCTCGATGCTCACGAAAGCCATCGAAAAGGCCAACAAGAAACGTGCGAAGAAGGAGTTGCCGCTGATGGACAGCTTCGGTTTTCGGGACCTCAAGGGCAAGGGAGCGACGGACATGTGGCTGGCCGGTACGCCCATCGAGCAGATCCAGCTTCTTTGCGGGCACGCCGACAAATCGACGACGGAAAAGTACATCAAGGCGCGCTGGAATGCGACCGCACAGCCCAACGAAATCGCAGTGCTTTGAGGTACTGGATATGAGGCACGTCTCAATCCATGTCTCATTTGATGCACAAAATACGAAAGCCCGCTATTGATAAGATAGCAGGCTTTCAATGCATAACGCGGTGTTGGTGGTAGGACGTACAAGATTCGAACTTGTGACCAACGGATTAAAAGTCTGAAATCAGTGGATTCCCCTGGATTCATTGAATCTGGCAATCATACATAAGTTGTTGATTTTTGATAGATTACAGTCCAAAATAGTCCGTTAGTGATGATTGCCATCAGAAAAAATTCTGGCAACAATCTGGCAACGGGCAACTGATCGGACTCAAAATTGGCAACGAATCTGGCAACAAAAACACCTGGTCAAGTCATTAATGAAATGCCGGTTGGCGTCTTCACGACGCTGACAAAAATTAAGCCAACAGGCGCGTTGCAAGCTCGCAAACAAGCCGCTGGCGCTGCTGTCTTCTACTGGCGCTACAGCATGGGTTCTGCCAGCGAGCGAGTGAAGATCGGTGTTTACGATCCAGCTGCCGCACCAAAGAGTCTGACGCCCACGGAGCGTGGCTACTCATATGCTGCAGCCGTCCGCGCAGCAGAGGCTCTGGCCATTGAGCATCATGAGCACAAGCAAGATGGCGGTCGCCCTGCCCTCGTTGCCGCCAAGAAAAAAGAGCGCGCCAAAGTCGAAGCGGCCAAAACCGAGGCCGAACATTTCACGCTCAAGAGTCTGCTTATTGATTACGCCAACCATTTGGAAGCACTGGGCCGCGTTGCTCACAAGGATGTGCGCAGCATCTGCAAAGTGCACATATTTGAGCCATGGCCGAAAGTGGCGACCCTGCCCGCAAACCAAGTGACTGGCGAACAGGTTGCAGACATGATGCGCCGCGCTCTGGAGCTGGGGAAAGGTCGCACTGCGAACAAGTTGCGCAGCTATGTCCGCGCCGCATATCAAATGGCCAGAGCGTCTCGGTCAAAGCCCAGTATTCCGGTGAGGTTCAAAAGTTACAACGTCACCGCCAACCCCGCAGCCGACACCGAACCGGATGAAAGCGCGAACAAAGCTGACAAGCGACCATTAACCGCAGACGAGTTGAAACTCTACTGGCGCGCTATCAAGGACGCGCCTGGATTTCGTGGCTCCGTTCTCCGGCTGCATCTTCTGACAGGCGGTCAACGCATCCAGCAATTGGTCACGCTGCGCACGGACAACGTCGCGGAAAACGTTATCACGCTTTATGACGGCAAGGGACGCCCCGGAAAACCTGCGCGACCTCATTCCGTTCCACTGATACCGCAGGCAGCAGCGGCCCTGCTTGAATGCAAACCGCAAGGCGTCTATGCGATTAGCACTGACAAAGGTGAAACCCATTTGGCGGCAACGACGCTTAGCGCGTGGGCGACAGAGGCGGCGCACGCGCTGCCAGAATTTCAAGCCAAACGCATCCGATCCGGTGTGGAGACAATCTTGGCCAGTGCTGGCGTGACTGCGGACATACGGGGTCGTCTGCAATCCCATGGCATATCTGGCGTTCAGGCGCGCCACTACGATGGGCACGACTACATTGCAGAAAAACTGCAAGCTCTTATGACGTTGTTCAACTTGCTTGAGAAGCCCACCAACTCAGACTCGAAGAAGCGCAATGGCAACCAATAAATCACCGGCGCGTGAATTTGTCGCAGATGAGGAAGATGCTGTAACCGATTCCGCTCAACTTCCCATCCCGACACCGCGCTGGACCTTTTGGCGGCAAAGTGGCACCTGCAGGCTTTGGCAAGCCGTAGTCCTCACCTTAAACGTTGAACCACCGTCCAAATCAAGACAACTAAGAGAAATGCTTTCTGCCGAGCAGCACCAAGAATTCAGGGACAGAAAGCTAATTGCGATACGGCAGTACGGAGTCCATCCGCTTTTGCCAAGTCGGGAACATCATGCAACGGGTTCTAGGATCGCAGAAAAATACGTATCACTACTGGATATGTTGGCCTTTGGGCAGGTCCAAGGCTGGACTGACATACATCACATGGCCGCAGGCCTCACAGATCGTCCGGCTAACCAATTGATTCTTCCCACAGCAGGTGGTTCGGTTGTCCACAAACTTGAGCCCGAAAAAATACCAAAAGGTGAGCGCTACACACTTGCGCGCATGGGGGCGTTGATTGAAGTAATAGAACAATGGATTGCTACTGACGGTCGAATACCGGAATCTTGCATCAGAGCAGGGAAGCTGAATTTTTCAGCCCTTGAACGACTTGCTGAAGTCGTTATCGCAGAGAAAGCGCGTGCGAATGGACTGCTTTCTTACAGTGGGTTCAACGAAGGCGTAATCCGCAAAGAATACTCAGAAGCCAAGAAGATGCTGGAAGAATACTTCCGCCAGTAGGTCTTTGGAAAAACTTGGAAAGTTCCGATGGCTGATTTGGCAAGTTCGTCATCACCTCTGGAAACTTTCCAACCTCCTGGAAAGTTAAACATCGGATAGAGAGCATCCAACGTCTACTGCGTTCCAAGCCGGCCCAAACGAGTTCTGCAGGACTCAATCAACCGCAAAGGAACCCAGAATGACACAGCAATTTCAAGAAGCACTTATCCGCAAGCGTCGCGTACTCGCGATGACCGGCTGGTCCAACTCCACCCTGTACAACCGGATCGCGGCAGGTCTGTTCAAGCCCGGCGTCAAGGTTGGCCCACGCATGGTGGCCTGGCCGCAGAGCGAAGTCGAGGCATACATCCAAGCACGCATTACCGAACGCAACGAGAAGATCGGTGGTGCAGCATGACCCGTGATTTCCACCGTCCCCTCACGCCGAAGAAGCTGAGCCAATTGGCGGAGTCCGTCACTCAAGCCTCTGCACTTGAACCAGGTCTCACAATGGTCGTGGGTCCGTATGGCGAACTGGTTCATTTTGTCTATACAGCGATCCTTAAAGAGCTGGCGCAGGGTTCGTCGCGCCTGCCCATTCCATTGCCGGAATGCTCCAGTATCGTATGCGTGCACAGCGGTCCTGCTCGGTACCTCGAACAGGTGCGTGGGCTTCACGCCAAGCTGGGCCTCATGGCACCGGCATTCAAAAAATGCCAGTCTTTTGAGCGTGTGGCTTCTTGCGCATTTGATTGGACGAATCAAGCATCCGTTTCGATCGTGGGCCGGTTGAAGGCTCTGAAGAACGGCGGCTGCGTCGTTCTGCAACAGCCGCCTGATATAAATCCCGATCTTCAAGGACTGCTTGAACTGCGCCGTGCAGCGGAGAAGTACAACGCCCGCATTATTTTGTTCTGCCCGGCAGTTGCGGATGAGGCCAAAATTTCGGGCACTCCAAACGAGCTTTTCGTTGTCACGCCGTGCGAACCAAATCCGGGCTTCGATGAAGGTTTCGTTGTTTCCTGTCCGGGGCTTGCGAGCCCTCTGAGTCCGAGCAGCGGCAAGGTGCTTTGCTGCGTTCGGCTGGGTGATGATGGTCTTGAAACCGAAATTACGCCCTACGTCGCTGATGATCTGAAGACGCGCTTGATGGCGATCCTCAAGGCCAACGAATGGAGCTTGGAACAGATTGGCAATCTTGTGGGTCTCAATAAATCGAATGTGAGTCGCAAGCTCCGCATGGTGTCTGGGACTGTGCCAGACGGCTGGGATGGTGACATGTTGGCCGAATGGCTGGAAGCCTGTGATCTCGACCCCATCGAAGAGGAAGAATCTAGCGAGGTTGATTCGGTTGACGATGATGACGCGGATGATGACGACGACGGCGAACATCAATCGGATGATTGGGCCGCAGACGATGACGAGGACGACGGCAATGACCTTGACGATCTTGATCGTGCAAAACCTGTTGCGCCAGCCAGCCGCAACGAGCGCAACACGCGCAACAAAGACGTTGTGATCCCTCGCAAGCAGCGGTAGTCATGGCGATCAAGCACGGGGTCTCTGAGTGCAAATGAGACCCCGTGCAATTGTTGTATTGGCGAGTGGTTCCAGTGACTCTAACAAGAGTGTGATTGAGCTATGTGATGTGTGAGATTTGTGACCAGTACCAGCTATACCGACAAATAGCAGTACCAACACTACTCACCAGCAGCAGCAAATCACGCCGCACCAGCACACTAAGACGCGTGGCACGCGCAGCCCGGTTTTGCGCATCTGCAGGCGGCTTTCTGCTGCACCAACCACTGACTGCAGCAACTGGCTTCACCAGCCATCTGCACTCAGAGCCAAAAACTAAAACTGTAAATAACTTGTGCATCAGCAGCATGGTGCACAGCGCCTGATCGCACTCACACGCAACAGCATGCCCACCCGGCAATAACGTTCATGCCAGTGCGTGTGCGGCGCCAGCCACATGCAGCAGATGC from Acidovorax sp. A79 includes the following:
- a CDS encoding tyrosine-type recombinase/integrase — encoded protein: MATNLATKTPGQVINEMPVGVFTTLTKIKPTGALQARKQAAGAAVFYWRYSMGSASERVKIGVYDPAAAPKSLTPTERGYSYAAAVRAAEALAIEHHEHKQDGGRPALVAAKKKERAKVEAAKTEAEHFTLKSLLIDYANHLEALGRVAHKDVRSICKVHIFEPWPKVATLPANQVTGEQVADMMRRALELGKGRTANKLRSYVRAAYQMARASRSKPSIPVRFKSYNVTANPAADTEPDESANKADKRPLTADELKLYWRAIKDAPGFRGSVLRLHLLTGGQRIQQLVTLRTDNVAENVITLYDGKGRPGKPARPHSVPLIPQAAAALLECKPQGVYAISTDKGETHLAATTLSAWATEAAHALPEFQAKRIRSGVETILASAGVTADIRGRLQSHGISGVQARHYDGHDYIAEKLQALMTLFNLLEKPTNSDSKKRNGNQ
- a CDS encoding helix-turn-helix transcriptional regulator: MTQQFQEALIRKRRVLAMTGWSNSTLYNRIAAGLFKPGVKVGPRMVAWPQSEVEAYIQARITERNEKIGGAA
- a CDS encoding tyrosine-type recombinase/integrase → MACHSPVDGTANSEDKRERYVTHQEYQEVYECAGNQVRLLMGLTYRTLQRPESDIIRWTPVVLATDPHSKQRVLFFEQEKTGRKVKIAVTDKIEVLIQKALGPVPRIDQPLVHNLKGEGYTYSGITSMLTKAIEKANKKRAKKELPLMDSFGFRDLKGKGATDMWLAGTPIEQIQLLCGHADKSTTEKYIKARWNATAQPNEIAVL